A window from Glandiceps talaboti chromosome 15, keGlaTala1.1, whole genome shotgun sequence encodes these proteins:
- the LOC144446834 gene encoding interferon-induced helicase C domain-containing protein 1-like, producing MNIGMANVVEENSPEDETQKSMEPEEKQKEDSEKERGDTTGVEPDISLRDYQAELAEPALSGKNTIVCAPTGSGKTRIAAFVTYEHLKCHPGGKVLLLVNKVPLVEQHYKKEFSQLQCKYRVNRVCGETAAKLSFKQLIEDNDVVILTAQILENALKGAEENDDKVNLTDFSLLIFDECHHTQKGEVYNNIMSQYLTLKIEQGVTGLPQILGLTASLGVGGAKDKYKAIQHILQLCANMDTSVLKTVTRQEEELEQHNNEPKKCVAVVADRDTDPFGDDLKKIMKEIQQKLPDEYKNRSDFGTQMYEQYITSLNSIAVQKENRSMMTVSEHLRKYNDALLINDSVRMVDAIKYLEEFYDSEEERRQGFDATDEALMDLFEGRLVKLMKLSKKKEFENPKLLKLKNQILEEYTDKINARCIIFTRTRQSTKALVSWIQDTPKLKKILKVERLTGTGTTSSSKSAAMTQKEQQDIIRKFRDGELNCLIATTVAEEGLDIPECNIVIRYNLVTNEIAMVQARGRARAEDSSYTLVAGKSSGAAERELSNMYKEKLEKSAVDSVQKFKKEEFMKDIKKLQVTALNNRKIQAASVRAKKRVSLVATANLHCRKCNTMACSASEIRKIEDMHHVNPNEEFQEKFTVKEFPAMEYGQITCVGKILCKKCEKDWGSMILHKGALLPCLSIKYFGLKFQTGFILTPKKWKDVPFDIQALDFMEFIEKKLNVPLADIKQTE from the exons ATTCTGAAAAAGAGAGAGGTGATACTACAGGAGTTGAACCAGATATCTCATTGCGAGACTACCAGGCTGAATTAGCTGAACCAGCATTAAGTGGTAAAAACACCATAGTGTGTGCACCAACAGGTAGTGGTAAAACAAGAATAGCAGCCTTCGTTACCTATGAACATCTGAAATGTCACCCTGGTGGTAAAGTTTTACTTCTTGTCAACAAAGTACCATTGGTGGAACAACACTACAAGAAAGAGTTCAGTCAGTTACAGTGCAAGTATAGAGTCAATAGAGTGTGTGGAGAAACAGCTGCAAAGTTATCCTTCAAACAGTTGATAGAAGATAACGATGTTGTCATACTTACAGCTCAGATTTTAGAGAATGCTCTGAAAGGTGCTGAGGAGAATGATGACAAAGTCAACCTTACTG ATTTCAGTCTTCTGATCTTTGATGAATGCCACCATACACAGAAAGGTGAAGTTTATAACAACATAATGAGTCAGTATCTAACATTGAAGATAGAGCAAGGAGTGACAGGTTTGCCACAGATCTTAGGTCTTACAGCATCTCTTGGTGTTGGTGGTGCTAAAGACAAGTACAAAGCTATTCAACACATTCTACAG TTGTGTGCAAACATGGATACATCAGTTCTGAAAACTGTCACACGTCAGGAGGAGGAACTAGAGCAACACAACAATGAACCTAAGAAATGTGTAGCAGTAGTTGCTGACAGAGATACGGATCCCTTTGGTGACGACTTGAAGAAGATCATGAAAGAGATTCAACAAAAGTTGCCAGATGAATACAAAAACAGATCTGATTTTGGTACTCAGATGTATGAGCAGTATATTACTAGTCTGAACAGTATTG CTGTCCAAAAAGAAAACCGCTCCATGATGACTGTATCAGAACACCTTAGAAAGTACAATGATGCCTTGTTGATTAATGACAGTGTTCGTATGGTAGACGCCATCAAATATCTAGAGGAATTCTATGACAGCGAAGAAGAACGCAGACAGGGATTTGATGCAACAGATGAAGCTTTGATGGACTTGTTTGAAG GACGTCTTGTGAAACTGATGAAACTGAGCAAGAAGAAGGAATTTGAAAACCCAAAGTTGTTGAAGTTAAAGAATCAAATCTTGGAAGAGTACACAGACAAGATAAATGCTCGCTGTATTATTTTTACACGTACTCGTCAGTCAACCAAAGCACTCGTTTCATGGATTCAAGACACACCAAAATTGAAGAAGATTCTGAAAGTTGAGAGATTGACAGGAACTGGTACAACAAGTAGTAGTAAAAGTGCTGCAATGACACAG aaaGAACAACAAGATATCATTCGTAAGTTTCGAGATGGTGAACTGAATTGTCTGATAGCAACAACTGTAGCAGAAGAAGGACTTGACATCCCAGAATGTAACATTGTGATCCGATACAATCTTGTCACCAATGAGATAGCAATGGTACAAGCCCGTGGAAGAGCTCGTGCTGAGGATAGCTCTTACACCCTTGTTGCTGGCAAAAGCTCAGGGGCTGCAGAGAGAGAACTGAGTAACATGTACAAGGAGAAACTGGAAAAGAGTGCAGTAGACTCGGTCCAGAAATTCAAAAAAGAAGAATTTATGAAGGAT ATTAAAAAACTACAAGTAACAGCACTAAACAATCGCAAAATCCAAGCAGCATCAGTGCGGGCAAAGAAGCGAGTAAGTCTCGTAGCAACAGCAAATCTCCATTGCCGTAAGTGCAACACCATGGCTTGTAGTGCTAGCGAAATCCGTAAAATTGAAGATATGCATCATGTCAACCCAAATGAAGAATTTCAAGAAAAATTCACAGTGAAAGAATTTCCAGCAATGGAGTATGGTCAGATCACATGTGTTggtaaaatattatgtaaaaagtGTGAAAAGGATTGGGGTTCGATGATCTTACACAAGGGAGCCCTGCTGCCTTGTTTGAGTATCAaatattttggtctaaaattccAAACAGGCTTTATTTTAACACCTAAGAAGTGGAAAGATGTACCCTTTGACATTCAAGCTTTGGATTTCATGGAGTTCATAGAAAAGAAGTTGAATGTTCCTTTAGCTGATATCAAGCAAACCGAGTAA